From Haloarcula sp. CBA1127, a single genomic window includes:
- a CDS encoding PGF-CTERM sorting domain-containing protein — protein sequence MYKTPRGKHTVICAITVLLVLAAPLSVTSAAATPVDDGQTTAVTENVDVWERSLLPLRTSSTGPTAIAAPETYINIESAQTGDVPLNREEYTIHETGEAVDLTFESTTGAGTTGLAGDEAQLLAVRLSEGPESAGFSEGSVRTDLASIFTNDSNANSVELLDDADGVGSIDDNGALETSYTPDSGGAYGFILVTVDDGQGLSVSDNNVSADGNVTVVGVEQTLVQESASTVEATADDVSTGDNVSLDIETELEDDSVTHAVLLFDEDELQGQTSTVRVTGDINEDFSEDQVTVENSFEGVNGVSSASDGATLTGGDSTAAGTMPSAGLIGLFGFVLSEASPDSTGDNMMHASATTVSDTSDTTIDVETLDSWSNGTYTYVHVAVGEDSNEISSATGTVTLSQSNETDSGDDGDDSDDGSDGNNGGGDDGGDGNNGDGDDGSDGNNGDGDDGGDGNNGGGDDGSDGNNGDGDDGSDGDNNNDNDNNGSNDSDSGNDDSDNEGTEEDTEDRVTTDTDTDGTETVGTEDGEEPTEAATTAGGGAQQPDETDTTGTEGSVETTSSSGPGFTVLVAVLALLGAGFLARRD from the coding sequence ATGTATAAAACACCAAGAGGGAAACACACTGTAATTTGTGCGATTACAGTGCTGCTGGTGTTAGCCGCTCCCTTGTCGGTAACGTCGGCAGCGGCAACGCCAGTGGATGACGGACAAACGACGGCAGTGACGGAAAACGTGGATGTCTGGGAGCGGTCACTGCTCCCGCTTCGGACGTCTTCCACCGGCCCAACGGCGATAGCAGCCCCGGAAACGTACATCAATATCGAATCTGCTCAGACTGGTGACGTTCCCCTCAATAGGGAGGAGTACACGATTCACGAAACAGGCGAAGCAGTGGATCTGACGTTCGAATCAACGACCGGTGCTGGAACGACGGGACTTGCCGGCGACGAGGCGCAACTGCTCGCTGTCAGGCTCTCTGAAGGCCCAGAGTCGGCCGGATTTAGCGAAGGAAGCGTCAGAACCGATCTAGCGAGTATCTTTACAAACGATTCTAACGCCAACTCGGTCGAGCTACTAGATGACGCGGACGGGGTCGGTTCGATAGATGACAACGGTGCGCTTGAAACCTCGTACACACCTGACTCGGGCGGTGCCTACGGCTTCATTCTGGTCACCGTCGATGATGGACAAGGACTGTCCGTTTCGGACAACAACGTTTCGGCCGATGGAAACGTGACCGTTGTCGGCGTTGAACAGACGCTGGTTCAGGAAAGCGCGTCTACGGTCGAGGCGACCGCCGACGATGTCTCCACCGGGGATAACGTCTCACTCGATATCGAGACCGAACTGGAAGACGACTCTGTCACGCACGCCGTGTTGTTGTTCGATGAGGACGAACTGCAGGGCCAGACGAGCACCGTCCGGGTGACTGGTGACATCAATGAGGATTTCTCCGAAGATCAAGTCACGGTCGAGAACTCCTTTGAGGGCGTCAACGGCGTTTCGTCGGCCAGTGATGGCGCTACCCTTACCGGTGGGGACTCGACAGCCGCGGGGACGATGCCGTCCGCGGGGCTGATCGGCCTGTTCGGATTCGTTCTCTCCGAAGCATCGCCGGATTCGACTGGTGATAATATGATGCACGCCTCGGCGACAACGGTATCCGATACCTCCGATACCACCATTGATGTCGAAACGCTTGACTCCTGGTCGAACGGGACGTACACGTACGTGCACGTCGCTGTTGGCGAAGACTCAAACGAAATCAGTTCCGCCACTGGGACGGTCACGCTATCACAGTCGAACGAAACCGATTCCGGCGACGATGGTGACGATAGCGACGACGGGAGTGATGGCAACAACGGTGGCGGCGATGATGGCGGTGACGGCAACAACGGTGACGGCGATGATGGCAGTGATGGCAACAACGGTGACGGCGATGATGGCGGTGACGGCAACAACGGTGGCGGCGATGATGGCAGTGATGGCAACAACGGTGACGGCGATGATGGCAGTGACGGCGACAACAACAACGACAACGACAATAACGGAAGTAACGACAGCGATAGCGGGAACGACGACTCCGATAACGAAGGTACTGAAGAAGACACCGAGGACAGAGTTACGACTGACACCGACACCGACGGCACTGAGACAGTCGGGACTGAAGACGGAGAGGAGCCAACGGAAGCAGCCACGACCGCCGGTGGTGGGGCACAGCAACCCGACGAGACGGACACAACCGGAACGGAGGGCTCGGTTGAGACCACGAGTTCGAGCGGTCCCGGTTTCACCGTACTCGTCGCGGTGCTAGCATTGCTAGGCGCCGGATTCCTGGCACGGCGCGACTAA
- a CDS encoding DUF309 domain-containing protein, whose protein sequence is MDDHTRDPTVEAPDGNPSGWRTDGQWEHETLRRAVVHGVRLYNSDEFHESHDCFEDEWYNYGRGNTESKFLHGMVQVAAGAYKHFDFEDDDGMRSLFRTSLQYFRGVPNDYYGVDLLDVRTTVTNALSDPSALHGWQIRLDGEYPTCRPEDIEFAESLEH, encoded by the coding sequence ATGGACGACCACACGCGCGACCCGACCGTCGAGGCTCCCGACGGGAACCCATCGGGCTGGCGAACCGACGGTCAGTGGGAACACGAAACACTCAGACGGGCCGTGGTCCACGGCGTCCGGCTGTACAACTCTGACGAGTTCCACGAATCACACGACTGTTTCGAGGACGAATGGTACAACTACGGCCGCGGGAACACGGAGAGCAAATTCCTCCACGGGATGGTGCAAGTCGCCGCCGGCGCGTACAAGCACTTCGACTTCGAGGACGACGACGGGATGCGGTCGCTGTTTCGGACGTCACTGCAGTACTTCCGGGGCGTCCCCAACGATTACTACGGCGTCGACCTGCTAGACGTGCGAACAACAGTAACGAACGCACTGTCGGACCCGTCGGCACTGCACGGCTGGCAGATCCGTCTCGACGGCGAGTACCCGACGTGCCGCCCGGAGGACATCGAGTTCGCGGAGTCGCTCGAACACTGA
- a CDS encoding metal-dependent hydrolase has product MVLPSEHFIIALLPVAVYALFRDRQLPSLQLVAVTFFGSQFPDLIDKPLAYELHLIPSGRVFMHSLPFAIPLSIVVIAYAVRTDRARLGTAFAFAHLSHLVADNQQLLPPNLYVSSDLLWPLQPPVARSPVPQWVGEGAVNLHLWTGFSVLVLTLVAYVLVVDLQAQLDLR; this is encoded by the coding sequence ATGGTCCTCCCGAGCGAGCATTTCATCATCGCCCTCCTCCCTGTCGCAGTATACGCACTCTTCCGGGACAGACAGCTCCCGTCGCTTCAGCTAGTCGCAGTCACGTTCTTCGGCAGCCAGTTCCCGGATCTCATCGACAAACCGTTAGCGTACGAACTCCATCTCATTCCCTCCGGGCGGGTCTTTATGCACTCGCTTCCGTTTGCGATTCCGCTGTCGATTGTCGTCATCGCTTACGCAGTCCGAACGGACCGGGCCCGACTTGGGACGGCGTTTGCGTTCGCCCACCTCTCACACCTGGTGGCCGATAATCAGCAACTCCTGCCGCCGAACCTGTATGTGTCGTCGGATTTGCTCTGGCCGCTCCAACCGCCCGTCGCACGCTCGCCAGTCCCACAGTGGGTCGGCGAGGGCGCAGTGAATCTGCATCTCTGGACCGGGTTTTCAGTGCTCGTCCTCACGCTGGTGGCGTACGTGCTGGTCGTGGACCTGCAAGCCCAACTCGACCTTCGATAG
- a CDS encoding YbaK/EbsC family protein: MHERAAEFADRARDRYGVDLDVSEFESGTETATAAAEAIGCETAAIASTIVVALSGGDLVAAITSGANRLDLDAVANHYGAETASMADPGDIRSVVGWSIGGVPPICHETALPTTVDPMLTQYDVVHAAAGTPSAVFAIEPDRLVDLANADIVELTE, encoded by the coding sequence ATGCACGAACGCGCCGCGGAGTTCGCGGACCGGGCCCGTGACCGATACGGAGTCGACCTCGATGTCTCGGAGTTCGAGTCAGGAACGGAAACAGCCACAGCGGCTGCCGAGGCCATCGGCTGCGAGACGGCCGCCATCGCGTCGACCATCGTCGTCGCACTCTCAGGTGGCGACCTCGTCGCCGCAATCACGAGCGGTGCGAACCGTCTTGACCTTGACGCGGTCGCGAACCACTACGGTGCAGAAACCGCGTCGATGGCCGACCCAGGCGACATTCGGAGCGTCGTCGGCTGGAGCATCGGCGGCGTCCCCCCGATCTGTCACGAGACGGCTCTCCCGACCACGGTCGACCCGATGCTGACCCAGTATGACGTCGTCCACGCTGCCGCCGGCACGCCGAGCGCGGTGTTTGCGATCGAACCGGACCGGTTGGTAGACCTCGCTAACGCCGACATCGTCGAGCTCACAGAATAG
- a CDS encoding PGF-CTERM sorting domain-containing protein: MVKTPIIKPTVIFVVAVALVLAGPLSVTTTVGATPVAESQSISVPENVDVWERSPLTLRTMSDGPTTIVAPRTFLNVESAATGDLPLNKRTMTIHERNESINMSFEPRIGAGTRALAGDEAQLLAVKLDEAPTTAGANASNSSRASLEDVFANNSDTTSSELLDDAEGVGTIDEDGELQASYTPESGGAYGFVLVTVDEGDEGLSESDGDVSVNGNVTVVGVEQTVVQDNASNVERTQNPVNPGDNVTLAVDTEMEDENATHAVLLVRQGELQRQSSTVTVSGELNESFSADQITVENSFDNVSGVGTVESNTGLGSFNLSESQSIPAIGLQGLFGTVVSEAESDAGGDVIHASATIVSGDADANVTVQTLDSWPNGAYQYVHVAVGNETGTINSDTGTVAVSPGGGPDNGGGPGNGGGPPDNAGGPNDAGDGDEGDAE, encoded by the coding sequence ATGGTAAAAACACCAATAATAAAACCGACTGTCATCTTTGTCGTGGCAGTCGCGTTGGTACTCGCTGGTCCGTTATCAGTGACGACCACTGTCGGGGCAACCCCCGTTGCTGAGAGCCAGTCGATCTCGGTGCCGGAAAACGTCGACGTGTGGGAACGGTCCCCGCTCACGCTCCGAACGATGTCAGACGGGCCGACCACGATAGTGGCACCGCGGACGTTCCTCAACGTCGAATCAGCTGCGACTGGCGACTTGCCGCTCAACAAGCGGACGATGACGATCCACGAGCGCAACGAATCGATAAACATGTCCTTTGAACCCAGAATCGGTGCCGGAACGAGGGCACTTGCCGGCGACGAGGCGCAACTGCTGGCTGTCAAGTTAGATGAAGCACCGACTACGGCAGGGGCAAACGCCAGTAACAGTTCCCGTGCTTCCCTCGAAGATGTCTTCGCAAATAACTCGGACACTACGTCGTCGGAGCTACTCGATGACGCTGAAGGTGTCGGCACGATAGACGAGGATGGCGAACTGCAGGCGTCATACACCCCCGAATCGGGCGGCGCATACGGCTTCGTTCTGGTGACTGTCGACGAGGGCGATGAAGGGCTATCGGAGTCGGATGGCGACGTCTCCGTCAACGGGAACGTGACCGTCGTCGGTGTCGAACAGACCGTGGTGCAGGACAACGCATCGAACGTCGAGCGGACCCAGAACCCGGTCAACCCCGGCGACAACGTCACGCTGGCTGTCGACACTGAGATGGAAGACGAAAACGCCACCCATGCGGTCCTGCTGGTCCGACAGGGCGAACTCCAGCGACAGTCGAGCACGGTGACTGTGTCGGGCGAACTGAACGAGAGCTTCTCCGCTGACCAGATCACCGTCGAGAATTCTTTCGATAACGTCAGCGGTGTTGGGACGGTTGAGAGCAACACTGGACTGGGGAGTTTCAACCTCTCCGAGAGCCAGTCGATACCTGCGATCGGATTGCAGGGGCTGTTCGGCACGGTGGTCTCCGAAGCCGAATCGGACGCTGGCGGGGACGTTATCCATGCCTCTGCAACGATCGTCAGCGGTGACGCTGACGCCAACGTGACGGTCCAGACCTTGGATTCCTGGCCAAACGGTGCGTATCAGTACGTCCACGTCGCAGTCGGTAACGAAACCGGGACCATCAACTCGGATACCGGCACGGTGGCAGTGAGTCCGGGCGGCGGCCCTGATAACGGTGGTGGCCCGGGCAACGGTGGCGGTCCCCCGGACAACGCTGGCGGACCGAATGATGCTGGGGACGGCGATGAAGGGGACGCAGAATAA
- a CDS encoding succinylglutamate desuccinylase/aspartoacylase family protein — translation MRIEQLGDGVPEVAVVGSIHGDEPCGRDGIEAVLADPPEVERPVKFIIANEAALDANKRYLDTDLNRSFPGDTDSESRETRLAATITSELRDCTVLSLHSTQSYDGMFALVDELTPEMEDLCSVLSVDAVVQTKGANEGRMIATVDSVLEVECGYQGSAEAAENAAQVIREFLAATGVTAASPPQRETSLPVFQLGEPIPKAAADQYEVFVRNFEPVPEGDPVAAADDETVVAEEPFHPVLLSAYGYEDVFGFTADRIGMLD, via the coding sequence ATGCGAATCGAGCAACTGGGAGACGGGGTTCCAGAAGTGGCCGTCGTGGGGAGCATCCACGGCGACGAACCGTGCGGCCGGGACGGCATCGAAGCCGTCCTTGCCGACCCGCCGGAGGTCGAGCGCCCTGTCAAATTTATTATCGCGAATGAAGCCGCCCTTGACGCGAACAAGCGGTATCTCGATACGGACCTCAACCGCTCATTCCCTGGTGACACCGACAGTGAGTCCCGCGAGACACGGTTAGCCGCGACCATCACGTCTGAGCTCCGTGATTGCACTGTGCTTTCGTTGCACTCCACGCAGTCCTACGATGGGATGTTCGCCCTTGTCGACGAGCTCACACCGGAGATGGAGGACCTCTGCAGTGTCCTTTCCGTAGACGCCGTTGTACAGACGAAAGGCGCAAACGAGGGGCGAATGATCGCGACAGTGGACTCCGTTCTCGAGGTCGAGTGCGGATATCAGGGCTCCGCGGAAGCCGCTGAGAACGCAGCGCAGGTCATCCGAGAATTCCTCGCCGCCACCGGCGTTACCGCTGCGTCACCACCACAGCGAGAGACATCACTGCCAGTGTTCCAGCTCGGCGAGCCGATTCCGAAGGCAGCAGCCGACCAGTACGAAGTGTTCGTCCGGAACTTCGAGCCGGTCCCCGAGGGCGACCCTGTCGCAGCAGCCGACGACGAAACCGTTGTTGCGGAGGAGCCCTTCCACCCGGTGTTGCTCTCAGCCTACGGCTACGAGGACGTGTTCGGCTTTACCGCGGATCGGATCGGGATGCTTGATTGA